The following are encoded together in the Flavihumibacter fluvii genome:
- a CDS encoding DUF7133 domain-containing protein — protein sequence MHLIHRFSSSVVLIFCLFACNHVPEDAPPPERPAIIDPNPPSSYLSPEESMKTMQLPPGYHLELVASEPVIQEPVSIVWDPNGRLYVAEMRSYMQDIKGTGERLPVCRITRLEDTDGDGKMDKHSVYIDSLVLPRMMLALDDRLLVNETYTYNLYAYRDKNGDGIADEKIQVYENNKPDDANLEHQKSGLIWNIDNWIYVTSNPVRYQYNKGMLKVDTLSSPPGGQWGLTQDNYGRLFFSSAGGETPALNFQENPVYGQLDLDSQLAGDFNEVWPIIGTPDVQGGQERLRPDSTLNHFTASCGQAVYRGDKLPSAMYGDLFICEPVGRLIRRAKMYYKDGVAILKNAYDKREFLSSSDMNFRPVNMATGPDGCLYIVDMYHGIIQESAWTQPDSYIHPQIKRKQLDLNINRGRIYRVVYDGFKPGPQPQMLNASNEELVAILSHPNGWWRDNAQKLLVIHDDLSVVPALKKLALGEQSIIEKLAFWNKSPAAVSRLHALWTLEGLSAIDEEILITALSDEDVEIRKAAIRICEPYLQQNNTTIFTALQKLKNDKEAGVKIQLALSLRYSKNPEAIALIKELRAANPGYPLLTKVATRSLEEGDESLAELRSSTMDMDGEDRDLVFQGSTNFKQLCATCHGMDGRGVASRLAPPLAGSARVNGEKDLLINIVLHGLKGPVDQQKYPDVMPAQKENTDEYIASVLSYVRNSFGNKGKVVSIDDVKELREATKERQTSWTLSELAEWQQNKIKKP from the coding sequence ATGCATCTTATTCATCGGTTTAGCAGTTCAGTTGTCCTGATTTTTTGCCTTTTTGCATGTAACCATGTACCGGAAGATGCGCCTCCGCCTGAAAGACCAGCTATAATAGACCCGAATCCCCCTTCTTCCTATTTATCGCCGGAAGAAAGCATGAAAACCATGCAACTGCCGCCAGGCTACCACCTCGAGCTAGTTGCCAGTGAGCCGGTTATCCAGGAACCTGTATCCATTGTCTGGGATCCCAATGGTCGTTTGTATGTTGCAGAAATGCGCAGTTATATGCAGGATATAAAAGGTACAGGTGAACGGCTCCCGGTTTGCCGGATAACCAGGCTGGAAGATACTGATGGTGATGGGAAAATGGATAAGCATTCCGTTTATATCGATAGCCTGGTCCTGCCCAGGATGATGCTGGCACTGGATGACCGGTTGCTGGTGAATGAAACCTATACCTACAATTTATATGCCTACCGCGATAAAAATGGGGATGGCATTGCTGATGAAAAAATCCAGGTTTACGAGAATAACAAACCTGATGATGCCAACCTGGAGCACCAGAAAAGCGGACTGATTTGGAATATTGATAATTGGATCTATGTTACCAGTAACCCGGTTCGTTACCAGTATAATAAGGGAATGCTGAAAGTAGATACCCTTTCGAGTCCACCTGGCGGTCAATGGGGGCTCACACAGGATAATTATGGTCGTTTATTTTTCTCTTCAGCCGGAGGCGAAACACCTGCTCTGAATTTTCAGGAGAATCCGGTGTATGGTCAGCTCGATTTGGATAGCCAACTGGCCGGTGATTTTAATGAAGTATGGCCTATTATCGGAACACCTGATGTGCAAGGCGGACAAGAGCGCTTAAGACCCGATAGTACATTGAATCATTTTACAGCTTCCTGTGGCCAGGCAGTATATCGCGGTGACAAGCTTCCGTCAGCCATGTATGGTGATCTCTTTATTTGTGAACCAGTGGGCCGACTGATCAGGAGAGCCAAAATGTATTATAAAGATGGGGTGGCAATTTTAAAGAATGCCTATGATAAGAGGGAATTCCTTTCCTCTAGCGATATGAATTTCAGGCCAGTAAATATGGCTACAGGACCGGATGGCTGTCTCTATATTGTAGATATGTACCACGGTATTATCCAGGAAAGCGCCTGGACCCAACCAGACAGTTATATTCATCCTCAGATTAAAAGGAAACAACTGGATCTGAATATCAATCGCGGAAGAATTTATCGTGTTGTTTATGATGGTTTCAAACCCGGCCCACAACCACAAATGCTGAACGCTTCCAATGAAGAACTGGTAGCCATCCTTTCACACCCAAATGGGTGGTGGCGAGATAATGCCCAGAAATTATTGGTCATACATGATGATCTTTCTGTAGTTCCAGCGCTTAAAAAACTGGCATTGGGCGAACAATCAATCATAGAAAAATTAGCCTTCTGGAATAAAAGTCCGGCCGCTGTTTCGAGATTGCATGCCCTTTGGACACTGGAAGGCCTCTCTGCTATTGATGAAGAAATACTAATCACTGCACTTTCTGATGAAGATGTGGAAATCAGGAAAGCTGCCATTCGCATATGCGAACCCTACCTTCAACAAAATAATACAACCATCTTTACTGCGCTGCAAAAATTGAAAAACGACAAGGAAGCCGGTGTTAAAATTCAATTGGCATTATCACTCAGGTATAGTAAAAATCCCGAGGCGATAGCCTTAATTAAAGAGCTTCGGGCTGCAAATCCAGGTTACCCGTTATTAACGAAAGTGGCTACCAGGAGCCTTGAAGAAGGCGATGAATCATTAGCAGAGTTAAGGTCCAGTACAATGGACATGGATGGCGAAGACCGGGACCTTGTCTTCCAGGGAAGCACTAATTTTAAACAATTATGTGCAACATGTCATGGTATGGATGGACGAGGTGTGGCTTCCAGGCTTGCACCCCCATTAGCTGGTTCAGCCAGGGTGAACGGAGAAAAGGATTTGCTTATTAATATTGTCCTGCATGGATTAAAAGGACCGGTAGATCAGCAGAAATATCCCGATGTAATGCCTGCGCAAAAGGAAAATACAGACGAGTATATAGCTTCTGTTTTAAGCTATGTACGCAATAGCTTTGGTAATAAAGGAAAGGTTGTTAGTATAGATGATGTTAAAGAATTGCGTGAAGCAACAAAAGAAAGACAGACATCCTGGACTTTAAGTGAATTGGCTGAATGGCAGCAGAATAAAATCAAGAAGCCCTGA
- a CDS encoding DUF4185 domain-containing protein, protein MNNSRLKTRRFIFFFMVITQYCFGQAFDTSKYLIKADSSGAASHFFRSDNTWLGADGAAAIDLGNDKLLWLFSDSFIGNDATKSRTNAVMIRNSIAIQDGFTIDKEPPRFIWNTADHAPRDFFYEPGKTWYWTGHGTMVKDKLLVFLMKVKAVKTGLGFEVCGWTAVLVANPHADPLQWKMKYINGTETFGLIAGSAAVLKDDRFIYAYGAVEPATHEVYLLRWNIDKVYRGDIKQPDWWIDGQWRKRTTKAPIPEPLFIGGTEFSVHFDNAIKKFVQVQSYGFGEAKIGIRLADSIQGKWSDPYMVYTPNYKGARQPFMYAAKAHPELKGNGIYITYNVNSFDFNEVLSNQSLYYPRFMLLNIQLK, encoded by the coding sequence ATGAATAATTCAAGGCTAAAAACCAGGCGATTCATTTTCTTTTTTATGGTCATCACCCAATATTGTTTTGGCCAGGCATTTGATACCAGTAAGTATCTTATTAAGGCAGACAGTTCTGGGGCGGCAAGCCATTTTTTTCGGTCCGATAATACCTGGCTGGGCGCTGACGGCGCAGCTGCCATCGATCTTGGCAATGACAAGCTGCTCTGGTTGTTCAGTGATAGTTTTATTGGAAATGATGCTACGAAGTCAAGGACAAATGCTGTTATGATTCGCAATAGTATTGCTATTCAGGATGGTTTCACCATTGACAAAGAGCCACCCAGGTTTATCTGGAATACAGCTGATCATGCACCGCGGGATTTTTTTTATGAGCCTGGAAAAACCTGGTATTGGACCGGACATGGCACTATGGTAAAGGATAAACTCCTGGTCTTTCTTATGAAAGTGAAGGCTGTTAAAACCGGACTGGGATTTGAAGTCTGTGGCTGGACCGCCGTATTAGTTGCCAACCCCCATGCAGATCCTTTGCAATGGAAGATGAAGTACATTAATGGTACAGAAACCTTTGGATTGATTGCAGGCTCAGCCGCAGTGCTTAAAGATGACCGGTTTATATATGCCTATGGTGCCGTAGAACCTGCTACCCATGAAGTTTACCTGTTGAGATGGAATATCGATAAAGTGTACAGGGGGGATATTAAACAACCCGACTGGTGGATTGATGGTCAATGGCGGAAACGCACAACCAAGGCGCCTATACCCGAACCTTTATTTATTGGGGGAACCGAGTTTTCAGTGCATTTTGACAACGCTATCAAAAAATTTGTACAGGTGCAGTCTTACGGTTTTGGCGAAGCTAAGATCGGTATCAGGTTAGCAGATAGCATACAAGGAAAATGGTCTGACCCCTATATGGTTTATACACCTAACTATAAGGGAGCCAGGCAACCATTCATGTATGCAGCAAAAGCACACCCCGAATTAAAGGGGAATGGAATTTATATTACCTATAATGTCAACAGCTTCGACTTTAATGAAGTGCTTTCAAACCAATCATTGTATTATCCACGGTTCATGTTGTTGAACATCCAATTAAAGTAA
- the leuB gene encoding 3-isopropylmalate dehydrogenase → MATKHILIVPGDGIGQEVTAVGKKVLDKIAEKFGHNFTYDEAMIGHVAIEATGNPLPDESLEKMRKSDAVLFGAVGHPKYDNDPSAKVRPEQGLLKMRKELGLYANLRPIKLFDELLDASSIKPEILKGADILFFRELTGDIYFGEKGRKNNGDTAFDVAEYSRYEVERIGRKAFTAARTRRKKLCSVDKANVLETSRLWREVIQKLALEFPDVEVEHQFVDSTAMLLIKDPRRFDVVVTANLFGDILTDEASQIAGSMGMLASASIGDGTGVYEPIHGSAHDITGKGIANPLASILSAALLLDISFGMKAESEAVINAVDRVLKAGFRTKDIAGKQTPAENILGTEAMGEAVLKLL, encoded by the coding sequence ATGGCAACAAAACACATATTAATTGTACCGGGTGATGGCATCGGACAGGAAGTAACTGCAGTGGGAAAAAAAGTACTGGACAAGATCGCCGAAAAATTCGGCCATAACTTCACCTATGATGAAGCTATGATCGGCCATGTAGCGATTGAAGCAACCGGCAATCCCCTACCCGATGAATCGTTGGAAAAAATGAGGAAATCTGATGCTGTATTGTTTGGTGCGGTCGGACATCCAAAATATGACAACGATCCATCTGCGAAAGTCAGGCCGGAACAGGGCTTGCTGAAAATGAGAAAAGAACTCGGCCTGTATGCCAACCTGCGGCCGATTAAATTGTTTGATGAACTTTTGGATGCTTCCAGTATTAAACCAGAAATCCTGAAAGGCGCTGATATTCTTTTTTTCAGGGAACTTACCGGCGATATTTATTTTGGTGAGAAAGGCCGCAAGAACAATGGCGATACGGCTTTTGATGTCGCTGAGTACAGCCGGTATGAAGTGGAACGGATTGGCAGGAAGGCATTTACTGCAGCAAGGACCAGGCGTAAGAAATTATGTTCTGTAGATAAAGCCAATGTTCTTGAAACCTCCCGTTTATGGCGTGAAGTGATCCAGAAACTGGCCCTTGAATTTCCCGATGTGGAAGTTGAACATCAATTTGTTGATTCAACGGCCATGTTACTGATCAAAGATCCCCGCCGTTTTGATGTGGTGGTTACCGCTAATTTGTTTGGTGATATCCTTACAGATGAAGCTTCTCAAATCGCAGGCTCCATGGGTATGCTCGCCAGCGCATCCATAGGTGATGGCACCGGTGTATATGAACCCATCCATGGTTCAGCACATGATATCACTGGTAAAGGCATAGCAAATCCTCTTGCATCTATTTTATCTGCAGCACTCTTGTTAGATATTTCCTTTGGAATGAAAGCTGAATCCGAAGCGGTAATCAATGCTGTGGACCGGGTGCTGAAAGCCGGATTCCGTACAAAGGATATCGCAGGCAAACAGACGCCTGCTGAAAATATCCTTGGCACTGAAGCTATGGGCGAGGCAGTATTGAAATTACTTTAA
- a CDS encoding alpha-isopropylmalate synthase regulatory domain-containing protein: MPQTKRTIEIMDTTLRDGEQTSGVSFSASEKLTIAQLLLTEVKVDRIEIASARVSEGEFDAVKRITSWAEANGFLNKVEVLTFVDGDVSVQWMQEAGAKVMNLLTKGSLNHLTHQLKKTPVEHFADVAAVLALAKKKGLEANVYLEDWSNGMRHSRDYVFQYLDFLVTQPVKRIMLPDTLGVLIPSEVFEYVSSIVQRYPGIHFDFHAHNDYDLGTANVLEAVKAGAHGLHLTINGMGERAGNAPLASAIAVLNDFMPNIKTGVAEKSLYTVSKLVETFSGFRIPVNKPVVGENVFTQTAGIHADGDKKNKLYFSDLMPERFGRQRKYALGKTSGKANIENNLAQLGIQLSDHDLKKVTQRIIELGDRKETVTQADLPYIISDVLDSNTIEDKVRIENYVLTHAKGLNPSVTIKVLVNGEIFEEQAQGDGQYDAFMNALIKVYKLKKTELPLLTDYTVRIPPGGKSDALCETIITWQHNNKEFKTRGLDSDQTVSAIKATQKMLNII, translated from the coding sequence ATGCCCCAGACCAAGAGAACCATTGAGATAATGGATACTACACTGCGCGATGGTGAACAAACAAGCGGTGTATCTTTTTCAGCATCTGAAAAACTGACCATTGCACAATTGTTGCTGACCGAAGTGAAAGTAGACCGTATTGAGATCGCTTCAGCCCGTGTTTCTGAAGGGGAATTTGATGCAGTAAAAAGAATCACCAGTTGGGCAGAGGCAAATGGTTTCCTGAACAAGGTGGAAGTCCTGACTTTTGTGGATGGCGATGTTTCAGTTCAATGGATGCAAGAAGCTGGCGCTAAAGTGATGAACCTGCTCACCAAGGGTTCCCTGAACCACCTCACCCACCAGCTGAAAAAAACACCCGTAGAACATTTTGCAGATGTTGCGGCAGTGCTGGCCCTGGCTAAGAAAAAGGGCCTGGAAGCGAATGTGTACCTTGAAGACTGGAGTAATGGCATGCGGCATTCGAGGGATTATGTATTCCAATACCTCGATTTTCTGGTTACGCAGCCAGTGAAGAGAATCATGCTTCCGGATACACTAGGTGTCCTTATCCCGTCCGAAGTGTTTGAATATGTTTCTTCTATTGTTCAGCGCTACCCAGGCATTCATTTCGATTTTCATGCGCACAATGATTATGACCTCGGCACAGCCAATGTGCTTGAAGCGGTAAAAGCCGGTGCCCATGGTTTGCACCTCACCATCAACGGCATGGGGGAAAGAGCTGGTAATGCTCCCCTGGCCAGCGCTATTGCAGTGTTGAATGATTTTATGCCAAACATTAAAACTGGTGTTGCTGAAAAATCCTTGTATACTGTAAGTAAACTTGTGGAAACATTTTCAGGTTTCCGGATCCCGGTGAATAAACCTGTGGTTGGTGAAAATGTATTTACACAAACGGCCGGTATTCATGCAGATGGCGATAAAAAGAACAAATTATACTTCAGTGATCTGATGCCGGAGCGTTTTGGTCGTCAAAGAAAATACGCCCTGGGAAAAACAAGTGGCAAGGCGAATATTGAGAACAACCTGGCACAACTGGGCATCCAATTATCAGATCATGACCTCAAGAAAGTAACCCAGCGTATTATTGAACTGGGCGACAGGAAAGAAACGGTAACGCAGGCCGACCTTCCGTATATTATTTCTGATGTACTGGATAGCAATACCATAGAAGATAAAGTGCGGATTGAAAATTATGTGCTCACCCATGCGAAGGGACTGAATCCATCTGTTACGATTAAGGTATTGGTAAATGGAGAAATATTTGAAGAACAGGCACAGGGTGACGGCCAGTACGATGCATTTATGAATGCATTGATCAAAGTATACAAACTCAAAAAAACAGAACTGCCCCTGCTAACCGACTATACCGTGCGCATTCCACCGGGTGGTAAAAGTGATGCATTGTGTGAAACAATCATCACCTGGCAGCATAACAATAAAGAATTTAAAACAAGGGGGCTGGATAGTGATCAAACGGTATCCGCTATCAAGGCCACCCAGAAAATGCTCAACATCATTTAA
- the leuD gene encoding 3-isopropylmalate dehydratase small subunit, which produces MAYDKFTVLTSTAVPMPIENVDTDQIIPARFLKATERTGFGDNLFRDWRYNNDDTPKKDFVLNNPIYSGKILVAGKNFGSGSSREHAAWAIYDYGFRCVVSSFFADIFKNNSLNIGILPVQVSGEFLNKVFKAIEADPKTQLEVNLPNQTITILATGEKESFDINDYKKDNMTNGYDDIDYLQAMKEEILTFAAKSLY; this is translated from the coding sequence ATGGCTTACGATAAATTCACAGTATTGACCAGCACGGCAGTACCCATGCCGATCGAAAACGTAGATACAGACCAGATCATTCCCGCAAGGTTCCTTAAGGCAACTGAAAGGACAGGATTTGGTGATAATTTATTCCGCGACTGGCGGTATAATAACGATGATACCCCGAAAAAGGATTTTGTCCTGAATAACCCTATCTATTCAGGAAAAATATTGGTGGCCGGAAAAAACTTTGGCAGTGGCAGCAGCCGCGAACATGCCGCATGGGCGATATATGATTATGGATTCCGTTGTGTGGTTTCCAGTTTCTTTGCGGATATCTTCAAAAACAACTCCCTCAATATTGGCATCTTGCCGGTCCAGGTAAGCGGAGAATTTCTGAATAAGGTATTCAAAGCAATTGAAGCTGACCCGAAAACCCAATTAGAAGTAAACCTGCCCAACCAGACCATAACCATCCTCGCTACCGGTGAAAAGGAATCCTTTGATATCAATGATTATAAAAAGGATAACATGACCAACGGGTACGATGATATAGATTATTTGCAGGCAATGAAAGAAGAGATCCTGACCTTTGCGGCAAAAAGCCTGTACTAA
- the leuC gene encoding 3-isopropylmalate dehydratase large subunit, translating to MSNTPSTLFDKVWDAHVVRHITNGPDVFFIDRHFIHEVTSPVAFLGLETRGLKVMFANKTFATADHNTPTINQHLPVKDPLSANQLKALETNSGKYGISYWGLGNPKNGIVHVVGPENGITLPGMTIVCGDSHTSTHGAFGAIAFGIGTSEVEMVLASQCIMQPKPKKMRINVNGKMGIGVTPKDVVLYIISQLTAAGATGYFVEFAGEVFEQMSMEGRMTVCNMSIEMGARGGMIAPDETTFKYIKGKDKAPKGEAWEKDLAYWKTLKTDAGAQFDKEYHFNGADIEPMITFGTNPGMGIGISKHIPVSHETGSGKSSYEKSLNYMGFHEDDAMLGKKVDYVFVGSCTNGRIEDFRAFASIVKGRKKAEHVTAWIVPGSHIVEQQIKDEGILDILTEAGFQLRQPGCSACLAMNDDKIPAGKYAVSTSNRNFEGRQGPGARTMLASPLVAAAAAVTGVVTDPRELLA from the coding sequence ATGAGCAATACACCCAGCACACTGTTTGATAAAGTTTGGGACGCGCATGTGGTTCGTCATATCACCAATGGCCCCGATGTTTTTTTTATTGACCGCCATTTTATCCATGAAGTAACCAGTCCGGTTGCCTTCCTGGGATTGGAAACCCGGGGCTTGAAAGTAATGTTTGCCAATAAAACTTTTGCTACAGCTGACCATAATACCCCGACGATCAACCAGCATCTTCCGGTTAAGGATCCTTTGTCTGCGAACCAGTTGAAAGCACTGGAAACAAATTCAGGCAAATATGGCATCTCTTATTGGGGCCTGGGCAATCCGAAAAATGGTATTGTGCATGTGGTTGGACCGGAGAATGGTATTACTCTTCCGGGCATGACCATCGTATGTGGTGATTCCCATACGTCAACACATGGCGCATTTGGTGCGATTGCGTTTGGAATCGGTACATCGGAGGTTGAAATGGTTTTGGCTTCACAATGCATCATGCAGCCGAAACCTAAGAAAATGCGCATCAATGTGAACGGGAAGATGGGTATAGGCGTAACCCCTAAAGATGTGGTCCTGTATATCATTTCACAATTAACTGCCGCAGGTGCTACGGGTTATTTTGTAGAGTTTGCCGGTGAGGTGTTTGAGCAGATGAGCATGGAAGGCCGGATGACCGTATGTAACATGAGTATTGAGATGGGTGCCCGTGGCGGTATGATAGCACCAGACGAAACAACTTTCAAATATATCAAAGGAAAAGATAAAGCACCTAAAGGAGAAGCCTGGGAAAAGGACCTTGCTTATTGGAAGACCTTAAAAACAGATGCAGGTGCCCAATTTGATAAAGAATACCATTTTAATGGTGCTGACATAGAGCCAATGATCACCTTCGGAACCAATCCGGGTATGGGCATCGGTATTTCAAAGCATATCCCTGTTTCGCATGAAACCGGTAGTGGAAAATCGAGCTATGAAAAATCGTTGAATTATATGGGCTTCCATGAAGATGATGCGATGCTGGGTAAAAAAGTGGATTATGTATTTGTTGGAAGTTGCACCAATGGCCGTATAGAAGATTTTCGCGCATTTGCCTCCATAGTAAAAGGCCGTAAAAAAGCCGAACATGTGACCGCCTGGATCGTTCCGGGTTCGCATATTGTTGAACAGCAGATCAAGGATGAAGGAATACTGGACATCCTTACTGAAGCAGGTTTCCAATTAAGGCAACCAGGCTGCAGTGCCTGCCTGGCCATGAATGACGATAAGATCCCGGCCGGTAAATATGCGGTAAGTACCAGTAACAGGAATTTCGAAGGAAGGCAGGGCCCGGGTGCAAGGACTATGCTTGCCAGTCCACTTGTTGCAGCAGCCGCTGCCGTTACAGGAGTGGTAACAGACCCCAGGGAACTGTTAGCGTAG
- a CDS encoding SDR family oxidoreductase, translating into MFQTVLVTGGTGYIGSWVVKQLLEKGYTVRVTVRHKHKKASYAHLEKLATGNPGRLEIHEANLLVNGSYDTVAKGADAILHMASPFTLRFEDPIKDLIEPAVSGTKNVLGAANRSGTVRRIVMTSSVVAIFGDNGDMKDKQLAAFSEKDFNETSSASHQPYSYSKLLAEKAAWEIHGLQKNWSMVTINPGFVMGPAISPSSDSESLAFMKNILFGKFRTGVPHLEFGLVDVRDVARAHILALENEQATGRFIINESSASIIELVFIIKKHFPKEFSLPLIQAPKVIIYLIGWAFGLTRKYISRNVGYHLAFDNTKSMLVLGMTYTPLETYLVDMVQQMKTDRPA; encoded by the coding sequence ATGTTTCAAACTGTCCTCGTTACCGGCGGTACCGGTTATATTGGCTCCTGGGTAGTTAAACAATTGCTCGAAAAGGGTTATACAGTGCGGGTTACAGTTCGGCATAAACATAAAAAAGCCAGCTATGCCCATCTTGAGAAACTGGCCACTGGAAACCCTGGCAGGCTCGAAATTCATGAAGCCAACCTCCTCGTAAATGGATCCTATGATACAGTGGCAAAAGGTGCTGATGCTATCCTACATATGGCTTCCCCGTTTACGCTGCGATTTGAGGATCCCATAAAGGACCTGATTGAACCGGCAGTCAGTGGGACTAAAAATGTATTAGGGGCAGCTAACCGGTCCGGGACCGTCCGTCGCATCGTGATGACGTCCAGTGTTGTTGCGATTTTTGGTGACAATGGGGATATGAAGGATAAGCAGCTTGCTGCATTTTCTGAAAAGGATTTTAATGAGACCAGTTCGGCATCGCACCAACCTTATTCCTATTCCAAATTGCTGGCAGAAAAAGCAGCCTGGGAAATCCATGGCCTGCAGAAAAACTGGTCGATGGTTACCATCAACCCGGGATTTGTTATGGGACCAGCAATTTCTCCATCAAGTGATTCGGAAAGCCTGGCATTCATGAAAAATATACTTTTTGGCAAATTCCGGACTGGTGTACCCCACCTTGAATTTGGACTGGTCGACGTGCGGGATGTGGCGCGGGCCCATATCCTTGCCCTTGAAAATGAACAGGCAACAGGCAGGTTTATCATCAATGAAAGCTCAGCTTCCATAATAGAACTGGTATTCATCATTAAAAAACACTTCCCTAAGGAATTCAGTCTACCACTCATACAAGCCCCCAAGGTAATAATTTACCTCATTGGCTGGGCATTTGGGTTAACCAGGAAATACATCAGCCGGAATGTTGGTTATCACCTCGCTTTTGATAATACTAAAAGCATGCTGGTATTGGGCATGACCTACACACCACTTGAAACCTACCTGGTTGATATGGTGCAACAAATGAAAACTGACAGGCCGGCTTAG
- a CDS encoding Gfo/Idh/MocA family protein — translation MQQTKIAILGAGFIADIHFESYHRFVPEAEVVAVYARDGSKARAFAEKHNIPQWYDDIDALIGQSGCEIVDICLPNFLHAEVTFKAAAARKHIIIEKPLAVTLEEADAMIAACKSAGVKLMYAEELCFAPKYERVRHMVKEGAIGDIYMLKQGEKHSGPHSDWFYDKNKSGGGVLMDMGCHAIAWFRWMLNNAKAVSVYATMATVYHKGRTVCEDNSVVIVEFENGVTCVAENSWAKHGGMDDRCEVYGTGGVVYADLFMGNAAVAYSKNGYGYAMEKADTTVGWSFTIFEEVFNQGYPHELKHFIECVQQNKEPLVTGEDGRAVLEIIYAAYASAGTGKKINLPFHPKVNRPIDLWLDAQKG, via the coding sequence ATGCAACAAACGAAGATTGCCATACTTGGGGCTGGATTTATTGCAGACATCCATTTTGAAAGTTATCACCGCTTTGTACCTGAAGCGGAAGTGGTGGCAGTATATGCCCGGGATGGGTCTAAGGCCAGGGCTTTCGCTGAAAAACACAATATCCCGCAATGGTATGATGATATTGATGCCCTGATCGGGCAATCAGGTTGCGAAATTGTAGATATCTGCCTTCCAAATTTCTTACATGCAGAGGTCACATTTAAGGCGGCAGCTGCCAGAAAACATATCATTATTGAAAAACCCCTGGCTGTAACCCTTGAAGAAGCCGATGCCATGATCGCTGCCTGCAAGTCTGCCGGGGTTAAGCTGATGTATGCTGAGGAACTGTGTTTTGCGCCAAAATATGAGCGGGTGCGCCATATGGTGAAAGAGGGTGCCATTGGCGATATATATATGCTGAAACAGGGGGAGAAACATTCTGGTCCGCATTCCGATTGGTTCTATGATAAAAATAAATCGGGTGGTGGTGTATTGATGGATATGGGTTGCCATGCCATTGCCTGGTTCCGCTGGATGCTGAATAATGCCAAAGCTGTGAGTGTATATGCGACCATGGCCACTGTTTACCATAAAGGCCGGACGGTTTGTGAAGACAATTCGGTGGTGATTGTTGAATTCGAGAATGGGGTGACCTGTGTCGCAGAAAACAGCTGGGCCAAACATGGTGGAATGGATGATCGTTGTGAAGTATATGGCACCGGCGGTGTGGTATATGCCGATCTATTCATGGGAAATGCTGCAGTAGCCTATAGTAAAAACGGCTATGGATATGCTATGGAAAAAGCCGATACAACAGTAGGCTGGAGTTTTACCATTTTTGAAGAAGTATTTAACCAGGGCTACCCGCACGAATTAAAACATTTTATTGAATGTGTGCAGCAGAATAAAGAACCTCTCGTGACCGGTGAAGATGGCCGGGCTGTACTCGAAATCATTTATGCTGCGTATGCTTCTGCTGGTACCGGCAAAAAAATTAATTTACCATTTCATCCGAAAGTAAACCGGCCGATTGATCTTTGGCTGGATGCCCAGAAAGGCTAA